A stretch of Paludisphaera borealis DNA encodes these proteins:
- the hisI gene encoding phosphoribosyl-AMP cyclohydrolase gives MNADTNMDVKTTAKINLPAELGWDADGLLPAIVQDAENGEVLMMAWMDEPALRKTLETGLTHFYSRSRKRSWMKGETSGHVQTVESIAIDCDADVLLIKARQVGGACHEGYRTCFFRRLTPDGGLETLGVPVFDAHAVYAPPPSE, from the coding sequence ATGAACGCTGACACGAATATGGACGTGAAGACGACTGCGAAGATCAACCTCCCGGCAGAACTCGGCTGGGACGCCGACGGCCTGCTCCCCGCGATCGTCCAGGACGCCGAGAACGGCGAGGTCTTGATGATGGCCTGGATGGACGAGCCCGCGCTGCGGAAGACGCTCGAAACCGGCCTGACCCATTTCTACTCGCGGTCGCGGAAGCGGTCGTGGATGAAAGGCGAGACCTCGGGCCACGTCCAGACGGTCGAATCGATCGCCATCGACTGCGACGCCGACGTCCTGCTCATCAAGGCCCGCCAGGTCGGCGGCGCCTGCCACGAAGGCTACCGCACCTGCTTCTTCCGCCGCCTCACCCCCGACGGCGGCCTCGAAACCCTCGGCGTCCCCGTCTTCGACGCCCACGCCGTCTACGCCCCGCCGCCGAGCGAGTGA